One stretch of Pirellulales bacterium DNA includes these proteins:
- a CDS encoding amidohydrolase family protein: protein MFAIVGATLVPEPGQKIEGGTIVLRDGIIERLGPQADVQVPADAERIAGEGLIVYPGFLDGLTYAGIDQGANRSHTGAGRPIDYTSFAMAATPPDNRNGLTPEFLATEALTLDEAAAGGFREAGFTAVVAAPQGGIATGQSALVSTSGLPRREIVLESPVALHINLTVPGGGRSYPSTLMGCVAHLRQAMIDAQQYDDAWRYFEERGGRRPPLDPTLAALRAAQRHELPVFWQADTRDEIDRALDLANEFGVRPVIVGGREAWRSADRLAAAKIPVVLQIDFPEEPRQGSGKPAADAMFADYTVEQLEEGLKRPDLPPAIKRRIEARLKELKEEPDQPAKPKAGKDGDKPKVPESPRVLTERQRLWREAVGCAAALSKAGVKFCFSSAGHKKPGAFTTHLRAAIEQGLAPDAALAALTTASAEVLGVEQRLGKLAPGYAAHAVAFDGPLEAEKTKLRYVFVDSERFEYNAPPAAAEKDKAESPPAGDKPAEPAAEQRPDDKSAPDKPAEDQPAAAQDTAAKPAEEEPYATEIEADRKPSFATGGNVVIRDATVLTVTNGTLPKATIVVRNGRIEAVGPDVAVPEGLHVVDGTGLYVMPGILDPHVHFAITRGINEMTLSVTPEVSIADVINGDDLQIYRELAGGVTCVRVLHGSANAIGGQHAVIKLRWGRPGRELIVRDAPRGVKFALGENPKRGATRYPDTRLGVESTIRRSFDEGRMYRRVWEQYAMARSRGEQVAEPRRDLRLEALADILDGKLRIHCHCYRADEILMLLRLTESYGVRVQSLQHVLEGYKVAPEIAAHGASCSAFADWWAYKIEAYDAIPYCAALLEEAGVNAVTLKSDDNELGRHMYQDAAKMLKYGQMSEQQCLALITINVAKQLGIEQRIGSIEVGKDADLAIFNGHPLNAFSRCEMTLVDGEVYFERRAPRADGSRPLPVAADELRKRQVQIAESGSGRYVLRNATIVPVVGEPVEHGTLVVAGGKIEAIAGAEYQAPSDAVEIDLAGLSIYPGMINAGGALGLVEIGSIEETHDYAEGGEFNADLRASIAVHPDSELIPVTRANGVLTVLTQPTGGRISGQSVLMNLAGWIPPEMAVVDPLALHVNFPSGLYKPGSVGQKSDEQQEASKQIEALREQFTRSLQYDELVKQAAAAGQLPPVPDPPLAALIPYAHGERPVVIHADLHGDILAAIEFAQGLKLKWILADAQEAWKCAAAIKAAGVPVILGPSMQLPGGEFDPYDAPYANAARLHEAGIPFCIKAVENGPGSGTAARNLPYQAAMAVAYGLPEAEGLKAVTLYPAQILGAADKLGSLEVGKLANLIITDGNPLQPGTDVKWLFIGGKPLAPTSKHTQLYARYQERLRQVRSGQRMLGVGQPGGSPASGAGDAASQ from the coding sequence GTGTTTGCCATCGTTGGCGCGACATTGGTGCCCGAGCCTGGCCAGAAGATCGAAGGGGGCACGATCGTCTTGCGCGATGGCATCATCGAGCGCCTCGGGCCGCAGGCCGATGTGCAGGTGCCGGCCGATGCCGAGCGGATCGCCGGCGAGGGTTTGATCGTCTATCCCGGTTTTCTCGATGGACTCACTTATGCGGGCATCGACCAGGGGGCCAACCGCTCGCACACGGGTGCGGGCCGGCCGATCGACTACACCAGCTTTGCAATGGCCGCGACGCCGCCCGACAACCGCAATGGGCTGACGCCGGAGTTTCTCGCGACCGAGGCTTTGACGCTGGATGAAGCCGCCGCGGGCGGCTTTCGCGAGGCTGGGTTCACGGCCGTCGTCGCCGCGCCCCAAGGGGGTATCGCCACGGGGCAAAGCGCTCTGGTGAGCACCAGCGGACTGCCGCGGCGCGAGATCGTGCTCGAATCGCCGGTCGCCCTGCACATCAACCTGACCGTGCCGGGCGGCGGGCGCAGTTATCCCTCGACGCTGATGGGCTGCGTCGCGCATCTGCGGCAGGCAATGATCGACGCGCAACAATATGACGACGCCTGGCGCTACTTCGAGGAGCGCGGCGGACGACGGCCGCCGCTCGACCCGACGCTGGCCGCCTTGCGCGCGGCGCAGCGACATGAGCTGCCCGTATTCTGGCAAGCCGACACCCGGGACGAAATCGATCGGGCGCTCGACCTGGCGAACGAATTCGGCGTGCGGCCCGTCATCGTCGGCGGCCGAGAGGCGTGGCGCTCGGCCGATCGGTTGGCGGCAGCCAAGATACCCGTCGTGCTGCAGATCGATTTTCCCGAGGAGCCGCGGCAAGGCAGCGGTAAGCCGGCCGCCGACGCGATGTTCGCCGACTACACGGTCGAGCAGCTCGAAGAAGGGCTCAAACGCCCCGACCTGCCGCCGGCGATCAAGCGCCGCATCGAGGCTCGTCTCAAGGAGTTGAAAGAAGAGCCGGACCAGCCGGCCAAGCCGAAGGCGGGCAAAGATGGGGACAAACCCAAGGTGCCCGAGTCGCCCCGCGTGCTGACCGAACGTCAGCGGCTGTGGCGCGAAGCCGTCGGCTGCGCGGCCGCCCTGTCCAAGGCCGGCGTGAAATTCTGCTTCAGCTCGGCCGGCCACAAGAAGCCCGGTGCGTTTACGACGCACCTGCGCGCGGCCATCGAACAGGGCCTGGCGCCCGACGCGGCGCTCGCCGCGTTGACGACGGCCTCGGCCGAGGTGTTGGGCGTCGAGCAGCGATTGGGCAAGCTCGCGCCGGGTTACGCGGCCCATGCAGTGGCCTTCGACGGACCGCTCGAGGCTGAGAAGACCAAACTGCGTTACGTGTTCGTCGACTCCGAACGCTTCGAATACAACGCGCCGCCGGCCGCGGCGGAGAAAGACAAAGCCGAATCGCCGCCGGCAGGCGACAAGCCGGCCGAGCCCGCCGCCGAGCAGAGGCCCGACGACAAGTCTGCGCCGGACAAGCCCGCCGAGGACCAGCCGGCCGCAGCGCAAGACACCGCCGCCAAGCCGGCCGAGGAGGAACCCTATGCCACGGAAATCGAGGCCGATCGGAAGCCGTCGTTCGCGACCGGCGGCAACGTCGTGATTCGCGACGCCACGGTCTTGACGGTCACCAACGGCACCTTGCCCAAGGCGACGATCGTCGTGCGCAACGGCCGCATCGAGGCCGTCGGGCCGGATGTTGCGGTGCCCGAGGGGCTGCACGTCGTCGACGGCACGGGGCTGTATGTGATGCCGGGCATTCTCGACCCGCACGTGCATTTTGCGATTACCCGCGGCATCAACGAGATGACGCTGTCGGTCACGCCCGAGGTTTCGATTGCCGACGTGATCAACGGGGACGACTTGCAGATTTATCGCGAGCTGGCCGGCGGCGTGACGTGCGTGCGCGTGCTCCACGGTTCGGCCAACGCGATCGGTGGGCAGCACGCCGTGATCAAGCTCCGCTGGGGACGGCCGGGCCGCGAGCTGATCGTCCGCGACGCTCCCCGGGGCGTGAAGTTTGCCCTGGGCGAAAACCCCAAACGCGGGGCGACGCGCTATCCCGACACGCGGCTGGGCGTCGAATCGACGATCCGCCGTTCGTTTGACGAGGGGCGGATGTATCGCCGCGTCTGGGAGCAATATGCCATGGCCCGTAGCCGCGGCGAGCAAGTCGCCGAACCGCGGCGCGACCTGCGGCTCGAAGCGTTGGCCGATATTCTCGACGGCAAGTTGCGGATCCATTGCCACTGTTATCGGGCCGACGAGATCCTGATGCTGTTGCGGCTGACCGAGAGTTATGGCGTGCGCGTGCAATCGCTGCAGCACGTGCTCGAAGGATACAAGGTGGCCCCCGAAATCGCCGCGCATGGCGCGAGTTGCTCGGCCTTCGCCGACTGGTGGGCCTACAAGATCGAGGCCTACGACGCGATTCCCTATTGCGCCGCCTTGCTCGAAGAGGCCGGCGTCAACGCCGTGACCTTGAAGAGCGACGACAACGAGCTGGGTCGCCACATGTATCAAGACGCGGCCAAGATGCTCAAGTATGGACAGATGAGCGAGCAGCAGTGCCTGGCCTTGATCACGATCAACGTGGCCAAGCAACTGGGGATCGAACAACGCATCGGCTCGATCGAGGTGGGCAAGGATGCCGATCTGGCAATCTTCAACGGGCATCCGCTCAATGCTTTTTCGCGATGCGAAATGACGCTCGTCGACGGCGAGGTGTATTTCGAACGCCGCGCGCCCCGGGCCGATGGCAGCCGGCCGTTGCCCGTGGCCGCCGACGAGCTGCGCAAGCGCCAGGTGCAGATCGCCGAAAGCGGTTCGGGCCGTTACGTGCTGCGCAATGCGACGATCGTGCCCGTGGTCGGCGAACCGGTCGAGCATGGCACCCTGGTCGTGGCCGGCGGCAAGATCGAGGCCATCGCCGGCGCTGAATATCAAGCACCCAGCGACGCCGTCGAAATCGACCTGGCCGGCCTGTCGATCTACCCGGGCATGATCAATGCAGGCGGCGCGTTGGGGTTGGTCGAAATCGGCTCGATCGAAGAGACCCACGACTATGCCGAGGGCGGCGAATTCAACGCCGACCTGCGGGCGTCGATCGCCGTGCACCCCGACAGCGAGCTGATTCCCGTCACGCGCGCCAATGGCGTTCTGACGGTGCTCACACAGCCGACTGGCGGCCGCATCAGCGGGCAGAGCGTGCTGATGAACCTGGCCGGGTGGATTCCGCCGGAGATGGCCGTCGTCGATCCGTTGGCGCTGCACGTCAATTTCCCGTCGGGCTTGTACAAGCCCGGGAGCGTCGGGCAGAAGTCCGACGAGCAGCAAGAAGCGTCGAAGCAGATCGAGGCGTTGCGCGAGCAATTCACGCGCTCCTTGCAATACGACGAGTTGGTCAAGCAGGCCGCGGCCGCGGGCCAGTTGCCGCCGGTGCCCGATCCGCCGCTGGCCGCGCTGATTCCATACGCCCACGGCGAGCGGCCCGTCGTGATTCACGCCGATCTACACGGCGACATCCTCGCCGCGATCGAGTTCGCGCAGGGTTTGAAGTTGAAGTGGATCCTGGCCGATGCGCAGGAGGCCTGGAAATGTGCGGCGGCGATCAAGGCCGCCGGAGTGCCCGTGATCCTGGGGCCGAGCATGCAATTGCCCGGCGGCGAATTCGATCCTTACGACGCGCCGTACGCCAACGCCGCGCGGTTGCACGAGGCGGGTATTCCCTTCTGCATTAAGGCCGTCGAGAACGGGCCAGGCTCGGGCACAGCGGCCCGCAACTTGCCCTACCAGGCGGCGATGGCCGTGGCCTACGGCCTGCCCGAGGCCGAAGGCTTGAAGGCGGTGACGCTGTACCCGGCCCAGATTCTCGGTGCGGCCGACAAGCTCGGCTCGCTCGAGGTGGGCAAGCTGGCCAACCTGATCATCACCGACGGCAACCCGTTGCAGCCCGGCACGGACGTCAAGTGGTTGTTCATCGGCGGCAAGCCCCTGGCGCCGACGAGCAAACACACTCAGCTTTATGCACGCTATCAGGAACGGCTGCGCCAGGTGCGCTCGGGCCAGCGGATGCTCGGCGTGGGGCAGCCCGGCGGTTCGCCGGCCAGCGGCGCAGGCGACGCGGCGAGCCAGTGA
- a CDS encoding methyltransferase domain-containing protein, whose translation MVQGREPVAAARDAHTPLAGKHVVVFLMSYPGLLGQARPLIYTLHRAGCRVTVVFFSFQAVFPLEEISDADVAVLTLSDQGTQSIPRLTREQYRQLCGDDLDFGRLTIHESFVAGLPVDRNWLFLDSFHYQRYRGFAWRAEQLLAALRPDFAIVPHTSEPLSKLVYAKCRLQGVPTLVSESAFFPGNILLDPVGMHFYWRQNLLERDWPRVAATPLTAAEQHRLDRFRARLIKGGVSKYPQPTNPDEWERLQARLQPGKKLLFFPGQVPSDANVFNGLGGFASYSDLVHWVRDQLPDDWQVVFKSHPYASVAGDAELERPNFHVVRNVGIHRLLERADAVCVHSSNVGLEALLLDRPVIACGRPYYAGRGLTLDLNEPRQWTGLLDAAPAFRVDQMLRDRLLHYIAFHYLIAPGDTAALVDRLQQATCAARTPEGPWAPFTELLPEVAERYVALQRRYNQLAFQNYSHQEAVARLALDGELPADTASAVEADPVRASERWVGQRIGEIAPEFTQRYAFAAQLAEPRRRVLDFGCGTGFGSYLLAQLADVEVTAVDPATLAIDEARRTWSDGRIDYVCASAGTWEMPSGQFDLIVAHGVCEYAADDRRLVAQLWHGLRPGGRLVLSVPSAETENLVDHVQRIRHYTPLGLRALIAHLPAVAAAIECAQTTAEPVRPEIQSGSHGERLLLIVERELAHGHSDLAERVAALLPYRELPEGSLCSPAGEDQRAAA comes from the coding sequence ATGGTACAAGGCCGCGAGCCGGTAGCCGCTGCGCGCGATGCGCATACGCCGCTCGCCGGCAAACACGTCGTCGTATTCTTGATGAGCTACCCGGGATTGCTCGGGCAGGCGCGGCCGCTGATCTACACGCTGCACCGCGCCGGTTGCCGTGTGACCGTGGTTTTCTTTTCGTTTCAGGCGGTGTTCCCGCTCGAGGAAATCAGCGACGCGGACGTCGCCGTGCTCACGCTCAGCGACCAGGGCACACAGAGCATTCCGCGGCTGACGCGGGAACAATATCGCCAGCTCTGCGGCGACGATCTCGACTTCGGCCGCCTGACGATTCACGAGTCATTCGTCGCGGGTTTGCCCGTCGATCGCAACTGGCTGTTTCTTGATTCGTTCCATTATCAGCGCTATCGCGGGTTTGCGTGGCGCGCCGAGCAACTGTTGGCGGCGCTGCGGCCGGATTTCGCGATTGTGCCGCACACGAGCGAGCCGCTTTCCAAACTGGTCTATGCCAAATGCCGGTTGCAGGGCGTGCCGACGCTGGTCAGCGAAAGCGCCTTCTTCCCGGGTAACATCCTGCTGGACCCGGTAGGCATGCACTTCTACTGGCGCCAGAATCTGCTCGAGCGCGACTGGCCGCGCGTGGCCGCGACGCCGCTCACCGCAGCGGAACAACATCGCCTCGACCGCTTTCGAGCCCGGCTGATCAAGGGGGGCGTCTCGAAATACCCACAACCCACCAATCCCGACGAATGGGAGCGTCTGCAGGCGCGGCTGCAACCGGGCAAGAAGCTGCTGTTCTTCCCCGGCCAGGTGCCCTCGGACGCCAATGTGTTCAACGGGCTCGGCGGTTTTGCCAGCTATTCCGATCTGGTTCATTGGGTGCGCGACCAGTTGCCTGACGACTGGCAGGTGGTGTTCAAATCACACCCTTATGCCAGCGTCGCGGGCGATGCCGAGCTCGAGCGACCCAACTTTCACGTCGTGCGCAACGTGGGTATTCACCGTCTGCTCGAGCGCGCGGACGCGGTGTGCGTACACTCTTCGAATGTCGGGCTCGAAGCGCTGTTGCTCGATCGGCCGGTGATCGCGTGCGGCCGCCCCTATTATGCCGGACGTGGCTTGACGCTCGACCTGAACGAGCCGCGCCAATGGACGGGCCTGCTCGATGCTGCACCGGCCTTTCGCGTCGATCAGATGCTGCGCGATCGACTGCTGCACTACATCGCGTTTCATTACCTGATCGCGCCGGGCGATACGGCGGCGCTGGTTGACCGCCTGCAACAGGCGACCTGCGCCGCGCGCACGCCGGAGGGCCCCTGGGCGCCCTTTACCGAACTCCTGCCCGAGGTGGCCGAACGCTACGTGGCTTTGCAACGGCGCTATAACCAACTGGCCTTTCAGAACTATTCGCACCAGGAAGCCGTGGCCCGGTTGGCGCTCGACGGCGAGTTGCCGGCGGACACGGCGTCGGCGGTCGAAGCCGACCCGGTGCGCGCCAGCGAGCGCTGGGTCGGCCAGCGGATCGGCGAAATCGCGCCGGAGTTCACGCAGCGGTACGCCTTCGCCGCGCAGCTCGCCGAGCCGAGACGGCGCGTGCTCGATTTCGGCTGCGGGACGGGCTTCGGCAGCTACCTCCTAGCGCAGCTGGCCGATGTCGAAGTCACGGCCGTCGATCCGGCGACCTTGGCCATTGACGAGGCCCGCCGCACTTGGTCCGACGGGCGGATCGACTACGTTTGCGCGTCGGCCGGCACCTGGGAGATGCCGAGCGGGCAATTCGACTTGATCGTCGCTCACGGCGTGTGCGAGTACGCGGCCGACGATCGACGCCTGGTCGCGCAGCTCTGGCACGGTCTGCGGCCCGGCGGGCGGCTGGTGCTTTCGGTACCCTCGGCCGAGACGGAAAACCTCGTCGACCACGTGCAGCGCATCCGGCATTACACCCCACTCGGTCTCAGAGCCTTGATCGCGCATCTGCCGGCGGTTGCCGCCGCGATCGAGTGCGCGCAAACGACGGCCGAACCGGTACGTCCGGAGATTCAATCCGGCAGCCACGGCGAACGGCTGCTGCTGATCGTCGAACGGGAACTCGCTCACGGGCACAGCGATCTGGCCGAACGGGTCGCGGCGCTGTTGCCGTATCGCGAGCTGCCGGAGGGGAGTCTGTGCTCGCCCGCGGGCGAGGACCAACGCGCCGCGGCCTAG
- a CDS encoding undecaprenyl/decaprenyl-phosphate alpha-N-acetylglucosaminyl 1-phosphate transferase: MPSPWTRFLVAFLCALVLTPVARALAQRLGAIDQPDGKRKIHERPVPLFGGVAVYLSLVVGLWVTTGGIFAAGDELTRLSSVIVVVAGMVCLIGCIDDLWDLPARFKLLLQIAASSIVVLAGYWVDRVVVFGYPIELGYLGIPLTIAWLVGCINALNLLDGMDGLASVVGLTTAIMMALVATISGYPHVAMIALVLAGALAGFLVFNLPPASIYLGDSGSMVIGLVAGILGVQASLKTTATLSITAPAVIMSIPMLDIVLAVVRRKLSGQRFDTADRGHIHHRLLDRGLSNWQALCLIGALCLLMGTAATASTIFHSDALAWITALTLVALMFITRLFGHHELSLVKLTVAQMLAARVGRWAAAHRSSGVVTRRSSLASEPFERVWSQLVDELRHFRVERIELRLDQPHAPSILRHIWRTGTSGENTAITTSPPTELQGRIAGEAVRAETARAMRQWNLAMGFATEAGGRCQIAVSGPESTQPEPVDMLLLSSQLKLYGQHWALQPDDIPWPGAPVGVRPAQVPGSKAA; encoded by the coding sequence ATGCCCTCGCCTTGGACGCGCTTTCTCGTAGCCTTTCTCTGCGCTTTGGTGCTGACGCCGGTTGCCCGGGCCCTCGCTCAACGCCTGGGGGCCATCGATCAGCCCGACGGTAAGCGCAAGATTCATGAGCGACCCGTACCGCTGTTCGGCGGTGTGGCCGTATACCTGTCGTTGGTCGTCGGCCTGTGGGTCACCACGGGAGGCATCTTTGCCGCCGGCGACGAGCTCACACGGCTCTCCAGCGTGATCGTCGTCGTGGCCGGGATGGTCTGCCTGATCGGCTGCATCGACGATCTCTGGGACCTGCCCGCACGCTTCAAGTTGCTGCTGCAAATCGCCGCGTCATCGATCGTCGTCCTGGCCGGCTATTGGGTCGATCGCGTCGTGGTGTTCGGCTACCCGATCGAATTGGGCTACCTGGGCATTCCGCTCACGATTGCCTGGCTGGTCGGATGCATCAACGCGCTCAACCTGCTCGACGGCATGGACGGCCTGGCGAGCGTCGTCGGGCTGACCACGGCCATCATGATGGCCCTGGTCGCGACGATCAGCGGATACCCGCACGTGGCGATGATCGCCTTGGTCCTGGCCGGCGCCCTGGCTGGCTTTCTCGTCTTCAATCTGCCGCCGGCCAGCATCTATCTCGGCGACTCGGGCAGCATGGTCATCGGCCTCGTGGCCGGGATCCTGGGCGTACAGGCCTCGCTGAAGACCACGGCCACGCTCTCGATCACTGCGCCGGCCGTGATCATGAGCATCCCGATGCTCGATATCGTGCTCGCTGTCGTTCGGCGCAAGCTTTCGGGCCAGCGGTTCGATACGGCCGATCGCGGACACATTCATCACCGTCTGCTCGACCGTGGCCTGAGCAACTGGCAAGCGCTCTGTCTGATCGGAGCACTATGCCTGCTGATGGGCACCGCGGCCACGGCCTCGACGATTTTTCACAGCGATGCGCTTGCCTGGATCACGGCGCTTACGCTCGTGGCCTTGATGTTCATCACGCGGCTGTTCGGCCATCACGAGCTGTCGCTGGTCAAACTGACCGTGGCGCAGATGCTCGCCGCGCGGGTCGGCCGCTGGGCCGCGGCGCACCGTTCTTCGGGCGTGGTCACCCGGCGCTCGAGCCTGGCCAGCGAGCCGTTTGAACGCGTCTGGTCGCAATTGGTCGACGAGCTGCGGCACTTCCGCGTCGAGCGCATCGAGTTGCGGCTCGATCAGCCGCATGCACCCAGTATCCTCCGGCACATCTGGCGCACCGGGACCAGCGGCGAAAACACCGCCATCACGACCTCGCCGCCGACCGAGTTGCAAGGCCGCATCGCCGGCGAAGCGGTCCGTGCCGAAACGGCCCGCGCGATGCGCCAGTGGAACCTGGCCATGGGCTTTGCCACCGAGGCGGGAGGCCGCTGCCAGATCGCCGTCAGCGGGCCCGAGTCGACGCAGCCCGAGCCGGTTGACATGTTGCTGCTTTCGAGCCAGTTGAAGCTCTACGGGCAGCATTGGGCGCTGCAACCCGACGACATTCCCTGGCCCGGCGCGCCGGTCGGTGTGCGTCCGGCCCAGGTTCCCGGCTCGAAGGCCGCCTAG
- a CDS encoding endonuclease V, with translation MPRIAALRPPVPRLATALADLVAQVPAGRVTTFGALARALGDRAATVWVASHAAPLRRSLTAPWHRIVKAGGLLPDQDPKLRDAHAQILRAEGTQPIDQQVDLARYEFAAFRSPQPLLQLRKAQEQLRARQALDTWCGQPRQVGGVDVSYRGNLAVAAYTLVDVRSDELLWSTVARRPVEFPYIPGYLSFRELPVLLELLREVQRAGRLAEVLLVDGAGILHPRRMGIAAHLGTLLDWPTIGVAKSLLHGRLHGAPAGGRLVPGRYYAVTIDDEPLGWAVAPRAGDRQPLYLSPGQYVGLDTARRIVAPLLTGRRLPEPLYWADRLSRQAARDGADAEHGSPRQRSPR, from the coding sequence ATGCCTCGCATTGCCGCTTTGCGGCCGCCCGTTCCTCGACTTGCCACGGCCCTGGCCGATCTGGTCGCCCAGGTGCCCGCCGGCCGTGTCACGACCTTTGGTGCGCTGGCCCGGGCATTGGGCGATCGTGCAGCCACGGTTTGGGTGGCGTCGCATGCGGCCCCGCTGCGGCGCAGCCTGACGGCCCCCTGGCACCGCATCGTCAAAGCCGGCGGCCTGCTCCCTGACCAGGATCCCAAGCTGCGCGATGCGCACGCGCAGATCTTGCGCGCCGAGGGGACGCAACCGATCGACCAGCAGGTCGATCTGGCGCGGTACGAGTTTGCGGCCTTCCGCTCGCCGCAGCCGCTCTTGCAATTGCGGAAAGCTCAAGAGCAGCTTCGCGCCCGGCAAGCGTTGGATACCTGGTGCGGGCAGCCCCGACAGGTCGGCGGAGTCGACGTTTCTTACCGCGGCAATCTTGCCGTGGCGGCGTACACCCTGGTCGATGTCCGCTCGGACGAGCTGCTCTGGTCGACCGTCGCCCGCCGCCCGGTCGAGTTCCCCTACATCCCGGGCTACCTGTCGTTTCGCGAACTGCCCGTGCTGCTCGAACTGTTGCGCGAAGTGCAGCGCGCCGGCCGGCTCGCCGAGGTCCTGCTGGTCGATGGTGCGGGCATTCTGCACCCGCGGCGGATGGGAATCGCCGCGCATCTGGGCACGCTCCTCGACTGGCCGACGATCGGCGTGGCCAAGAGCCTGCTGCATGGGCGGCTCCACGGCGCGCCGGCCGGCGGGCGGCTGGTGCCAGGCCGTTACTACGCCGTAACGATCGACGACGAACCGCTCGGTTGGGCCGTCGCGCCGCGCGCTGGCGACCGGCAACCGCTCTACTTGTCGCCTGGACAATACGTTGGGCTCGACACCGCGCGGCGCATTGTCGCGCCGCTGTTGACTGGACGCAGGCTGCCGGAACCGCTTTACTGGGCCGATCGGCTCAGCCGTCAGGCGGCCCGCGACGGCGCCGACGCAGAGCACGGTTCCCCACGCCAGCGGAGCCCGCGATGA